CGGTAGCATTTTCACCGGCTAGCTTGTAGCGGCCGTTAGCTGAGGCAATTTCGATGGTGTACGTTTCCTCGTCCAGCGTGAACGTGACGGGCTGGTCAGGCAGGTTCTTGAGCGTGTCGAGCAGGATACGAGCAGGAGCAGCAATACGGCCAGCTTCGCGGGCTTCTACGGGCAGTTCCGTAATCATGCTGGTCTCCAGATCGGAAGCCGTAATCGTCAGCTTGCCGTCCTCAATCTCGAAGAGGAAGTTCTCCAGAATCGGCACCACGGGATTATTCGTGACCACGCCATTGATGCTCTGGAGCTGCTTGAGCAAGGCGGAAGACGATACGATGAACTTCATAGACGGGTAGTTTACTCTGGCTTTTTTGGGTAGAGGACAAAGATAGATAGATGCGCGGAAGTTTTGGCGTTGCGTAGCGAAGATTCTAGCTACTTGAGCACATACCGTTCTTAGCTTGCTTTAAGATGCAAGCTGCTAGATAGCGGATCTAAATAATTACTTATCAATCTGCTAACTAGAATGTTTCTTCCTACTGGTGCAATTAGCATAGCTCAACGATTGTACTCCTGCCCTGATTTATATAGTATTGTGCATATAATCACTTGCGTAACTCGCCTTTCCCTATTACCGGTAGCAGACCTCTGTTACTTGGTACGCCATGGATCGGCAACCAAGCTTATGACGGAGCATGACCTAGAGCTAATTCTCACTAAACTGAGTTCCGCTATTACGAATCAAACCTGACCTGCGTCCTACTCTACAGCAACAAGCATCAGGCTTCTCGCACTTAGTATCTAGCAAGTAACATCACCCAGATTTATGCTTACTGATTCTCTATACCACTTGGTTTACCAAAGTTTTGCAACAGCTCTCATGAGCGAAAAAGAGCTTGAAACGGTGCTGACACAAGCACGCTCCTGGAACACAGATCACAACTTAACCGGTATGCTGCTCTACAGCAACGGCGACATTATGCAGGTGTTGGAAGGCACGCAGGAAGAAGTTCTTTTTATCTTCAACAAGATCAAGCAAGATCCTCGTCACCGGGACGTGAACAAGCTAGCTGACGGCGCAATTGCCAAGCGAAATTTCTCGCAGTGGTCTATGGGATTCAAGGCTGTAGAACCTGCTGACTTTGAACACTTAGCTGGTTTTCTAAACGTCAACAAGCAAGACTATCTAACTCCTCAATCTGGGTATTTAGCTAGCAGCGATTCGTCTTTGCATTCCCTCTTGGCAACCTTTATAATTGACGACAGCGTCCGGTTTTGACCTTAAGTAACAGCGGCAATTAAAACGACGCATACCGTCGCTTCCGGCGCCACGCACGCACGAGCCCAAACAAACCTAGCAGCACCAGCGGCGTTACGATATTGAGTGCTTGCCAGCGCCGACCCTGTTCGGCTACTTTCACCTTATCGAGCGGACGCAACGTAATCTGCTTACCCCGCACGGCAATCAGGCCGGTTTCATCGAGCATGTAGTCAACAGCATTCAGCACGAGTTCACGGTTAGCAAACTCGGTGTTGGCAAGACGATCAAAGCCGAGCCGAAACGGACGACCCGTTTTGGGATCTAGCTCGCTGCGCACGAAGTCACCATCAGAAATGATCAGGACCTTGCCCGGCTTGGCCCGTGGCGATGTGGCAGGTTGGTATTGCGTGGTACCCGGCTTGGCGCGATTAGCGTACAACGATTGGAACTGCCCCTCCAGCAAGTAGCCAATGGGCTTGAAGCTCTGCTTATATAGTTTCTGATCGGGCTCTAAGCGGGCATCGTTGAGGTTGACGGGCACCGGCGAGGGCAACACCCGCGTGTAGCGCGAGGTAAACATCAGCGGTGTTTTGCGGATGCCAGTGGCCTTCACCGTATCGATGCTGCTCACAAACTTGGTGTACACCGCGTCGAGGTTGCGGGTGATGGGATGCTTGCTGAACTGGTTGATGAGCGGGTAAAACTGCCACGGCATGGGCTCGACTTGGGGTTTGTTGCCCACGTTGCCGGTCACGAGCGGGATGACGCCGGAGTTTAGGTCGAGCAGCAAATCGGGGTTGATGCGCACGCCGTACTTGAACAGTAAGTCTTCCAGGTTGAGCTGGTACGGGAAGGACAGCATGCCGGTGCGCGCCGCACTATCCAGGCTCACGCGCATCTCATCCATAAAGAACAGAGCATTGCCCCCACTGGTCACGAATTGATCTAGCTTGAACTTCTCCGGCTCGGTGTAGGGCATGGTAGGCCGGGCAATGATCAGAGCATCCAAGGCGCGCAGGTCGGGTACTACGTCGAGCTTCACGCGGTACACGTCGTAGCGCTCCTGCAACGAACCGAGCAGGTCGCCGGCTTCGGCGTTGCTTAGCTCGCCGTGTCCATCAACCACACCAATACGCTTGCGGCGGCTAGGTTCGAGCTGCTGAATGGTACTGGCTAGCTCATACTCCAAGCCTTCAATACTTTGGTTTAGACGCACATCGGAGGGAGCAGCCTGGTTGCCGCGTAGCAGCAGGACGTTTTTCTCCTTGGGGCCCACCGTCACGGTTGCCCATGGAAAGATGATCTTCTCAACCCGTTTGCCGTTTTCGGTAGCAGCTAGGTTAGTCGGGCGCAAGCCCTTTTTGAGAAGCGCTTGGTAGGTCTTGTTCCGATCTTGTTCCGAGGTAGCAGCGCTGGGGTCCAGGAATACGTAGTGCAGCTTAGAGCCGCCGTACACCTGCATTTCGTTCAGCGTTTCGCGCACCGATTGTTGTAAGCGGCGAAAAGCGGGCGGAAAGTCGCCGTCGAGGTACACTGTTACGGTCACCGGCTCGGGCATTTTTTCCAAGAGCTGCTTGGTGGCCGCCGACATGGTGTAGCGCTTCTCCTGCGTGAGGTCGAGGCGGAAGAAGAACTGCTGACCTAGGAAATTCAGCAGCAATAAGCCGCCGATAACCGCTAGAAAGCGGAGCAGGTCGCGGCGTTTAGGGGAAGGTCGTTCTTGCATGTTCTATGTGGGGCTACTCCCCTAGCTTTACCTCGGGTGAGGTGCAAAGCTTACTTAATACGTTCCAACGCTAGCTTTTACCAGTTGCGGCTCTGCAATGCCAACCGCGTTGCTAGCAGAAAACCAGCAATTAAGCTCAAGAAATACGTCAAGTCGCGGGAGTCGATGAGGCCTTTGCTGATGTCGCGGTAGTGCGCCGCAATACCTAGCTGGCTGATGTAGTAAGCCGTACTTCCTTCAAAGACCGAAGCCAACGAATCGAAGCCCGAATACACCAGGAAACAGCCCACCACGGCTACGAGGAAAGCAATGACTTGGTCACGGGTGATGGCGGAGGCAAAAAGTCCAATGGCGGCAAACACGCCCGCCAGCAAAGCTAGACCGATGTAAGAGCCCACCGTAGCGGCCGAGTCGATGTTGCCGACCGGATTACCTAGCTGATAAATAGAATAATAGTACAGCAGCGTTGGGATCAATGCGAGCAACGCCAACAGGAAACAAGCGAGGTACTTCCCGCCAATGATCTGCCCATCGGTAAGCGGGCGGGTGAGCAGCAGCTCAATGGTGCCCGCTTTCTTCTCCTCGGCAAACGTGCGCATGGTAATAGCAGGAATCAGGAACAGAAATATCCAAGGAGCGGTGTTGAAGAGCGTTTGCAGATCAGCGAAGCCATACTCCAGTACGTTGCTATCGGGAAAAACCCACACGAATAATCCCGTAGCGACCAGAAACACGCCAATCACGACGTACGCCACTGGCGAGCTAAGGAAGGCGTTAAACTCTTTTCTTAAGATTGAAAACATCTACTAATGATGTGCTAATGATCAATAGGAACGTCATGTCGACCAGCGGGAGACATCTCGCGTGCTGACGCTGCACCTCACCCCAACCCCTCTCCAAAAGAGAGAAGCGTAGATTAGCATTGCAGGAGAGATACTTTGGCAAGCTCAGCATGACAGCTACTGGTTGGGTAAAAGCCAAAGTTAATTCGTCAGGTTCTTAAACACTTGTTCTAGTGATTGTTCCTCCTGCCGCAACCCGAGCAAAATCCATCCTTGCTGCGCTGCCAAGCGCGAGATAGCGCCACGCTGATCGGTGCCAGCCGCAGCGCGGATGCGGTACGTAGTGCCGGTTTCAACTTCCACGCCCGTGATATCGGACAAGGCGAGCAGTGGCGCCGGGTCAATGGCTTGTTCAAACTCAGCCCGGATGATGGTTTCGCCCTTCGCGCCGGCACCTAGATCCGAAACCGGACTATCAGCCACGAGTTGCCCACGGTTAATAATGACCACACGGCTGCACAAGGCCGTGACTTCGGGCAGAATGTGGGTGGAGAAGATAACGGTTTTGTCGCGCCCTATTTCGCGGATGAGGCTGCGGATTTCGCCGATCTGGTTGGGGTCGAGGCCAGTAGTTGGCTCATCGAGGATAAGCGTGCCGGGGTCGTGGATAAGCGCTTGCGCTAGCCCCACACGTTGGCGGTAGCCTTTCGACAAAGCGCCAATCAACTTATTCTGCTCTCGACCTAGGCCCACCCGATCCACCATCTGCTGCACCCGCTGCCGTAGGGAGGCGCCGCGCAGCCCGTGCACCGAGCCGATAAATTCGAGGTACTCGTGCACATACATATCTAGGTAGAGCGGGTTGTGCTCGGGCAGATAGCCTACGCGGCGGCGCACTTCCAGCGGCTGCTCCGTTACGTCAAAGCCATCCAGCTTAACCGTGCCAATGGATGGAGGCAGGTAACCGGTGGCAATCTTCATCGTCGTTGACTTACCGGCGCCGTTTGGCCCGAGGAAGCCGAGGATTTCGCCTTTGCCCGCGGTGAAGCTGATGTTGTTCACGGCAGCTTGCGCGCCGTAGGTTTTGGTAAGATTCTGAACTTCAACCATTGAATAAGGAGCAGATGCAGTTCACCGCTAGAATAGAATAAGTGTTAGGGCAGTTGTAACTCAGCGAGTGGCGTAGGTGGGACGGGCACTAATGGCGGCGTTTGGAGTTGCTTCGCCAGCCATTGCGACGTTTGCCACTTACCAAATTTATAGGCGACATGCTCATACGTTCCGATTAACTCAAACCCCAAGGATTGATGAAAGGCAAAACTCCTTGGATTAGGTTTAATGACACCCGCATAAGCATTCACGTAGCCTTGCCGTTGTAGTAGCTCAAAAAGCCAGTTATAAAGCCGCCGCGCAACTCCTGTGCCGTGATGCGTAATATGCACATAAACAGATGTTTCGACCGACCACAAATAGGCTGCTCGCTCGCGGTGCCGGGCGGCATATGCATACCCCACAACTTGGCCTTCAGCTTCTGCTACTAACCACGGTAATACTCCCTGAAGTTTCCGTACGCGCTCCGCAAATTCGGCCGTGGTGGGCACCTCGTATTCGAGCGTGATGGTCGTATCGGTGATGTAGGGGGTGTAAATAGCGAGCATAGCCGCCGCATCGTCGGGCGTAGCGAGGCGCAACGTATAGCTATCGGCAGCCAGACCTAGGGGAGAACTCATCCGACGTAAATGGAGCAAAAGAACGCTCTTGATTGCATAAATACTTAGTCGATTTGGTAGCGCGGAAATTCATTCCGCGCTACTGTTTCTTGAACCTAGGTTACTTCGGTTGTGAGGGGCGCATTTGTATCTCGGAGACCATAGTCGCCTTCGGTGCTTCCAGCGCGTGCATAATGCTGGCAGCAATATCTTCGGGCTGCATCTTGTGCGGATCAGGTTCGGCACCGGGCTCTGCCCCACCAAAATTGGTTTCGACTGAGCCAGGCATCATGCAAGTCACGCGCACCCCATCTTGCCGTACTTCCTTGAACAAAGCATCCGAGAAGCCACGCACTGCATACTTGGTAGCGCAGTAGCCGGCCATGTTCGGGCTACCCGCCGTGCCAGCCAACGAGGCCACGTTGATGATGTGGCCTTCACCCTGCTTTTTCATCTGCGGCAGCACAACCTTGGTGCAGTAAAATACGCCATGCACGTTGGTATCAAACATGGCGTGCCAGTCGTCGGACGAGAAGCCATCAACCGGGCCCATGTTGCCAATACCCGCATTGTTGACCAAGATGCGCACCTCCGCCCCGACCTCGCGCTGCGTATCTACGTATGCCTCCTGCACAGATACTTCGTTGCGGATGTCGCACTCAAAAAACTGGAATCGTTCGTGCGTCAAACCGTCGGGTGCCGACCGGCCCCAGCCGGCTACAATGGCGCCCTTGGCGAGTAACGCCTCCGCCACGGACCGCCCGATTCCTTTACTGACGCCCGTAACAATAGCTATCTTGCCTGTTAGATCCATGCTGAAGTAATGTTTTGGAGGAAGAATTGGCCGCAAGTTAGCGGCCCTCAGTCGCTTTTACGCGGAATAATCAGTCTAGCTGCATTTCTACCCCTGCTCAGTGGTTGCGGGGAGGGCCACGAAACCGATTGTCTGAAGAGCACGGGCAAAGTAATAACGGAGCGGCGTGCGCTAGCCCCCTTCCGTGTGGTAACGGCCTACGACAACGTCGACCTGCTGCTGGTGCAAGACACCGCTACCTACGCGGAGGTACGCGCCGGCAAGAACTTGCAGGAAGACATCGAGTTGAAGGTGCAAGATGGCCAGCTGACCATTCGCAACACCAGCCGCTGCAACTGGATACGAACCTACGACACCCCCCGCGAGCTAACTCTGCACCTACCCCGCCTCACCGATTTGTTTCTGCGCGGTCAGGGCAACGTGCGCACCGTCGGCAACTTTCGCGCGGATACTATCTTCTGTCACCTCGTCGGGGCTGGCGACTTTGACCTCGACTTGACGAGTACTTACTTGTGGCTCGATTCCTATGAGCTCGGGGACATCGACTTGCACGGGCGGGCTACCGAGGTGCACTACACGCTAGGTGGTAGCGGCAGTTTGCGGGCGGCAGGTCTACAGACGCACACATTTTTTTTCAAGTCCAATAAAGGCAGCAACGGCGATGCACATATCCTGGTGTCTCAGTCGTTGGCTGGCACACATGCTGGCACGGGTACTCTTTACTATACTGGTAGCCCTACCCTGAACCTAGCTGGCAGCGGCAAAGTAGAGAACATCAAGTAGTTACCCCTATCAATCTTCCCTTAGCAGCATCCAATAAGCACTGCATAGTACAGCTGATTTTTTGCTGATTTTACTTGCTGTGAGCACACATATTTTGAGTCGCTAATAGCCCTTGATTCCTGTAGCCAACAGTCAAGCTAGAAGCTGAACCATAACGACGAACCAGAGCATTTTTCTTGTAAAAAGTTGGCTCTCTGACAACTAGCCTCTATCTTTCGTACTCACAAATCGTTCTATGCCAATGTGAATCGTGCCGCATAGGCGTAAAACTTAGAAATCAATGAGCCGATTATGATCGGCTAGTGCACATGGTGTACTAGATTTTTGAGCGATACCCTTGTGCTACTTATGCAGATAGTGGGCCTGTCCTTGGCCCGTGGTGTCGATGCTTTTTGCGCTTCCTGACTTTCTGCCCCGCCCTTTCCGTAGAACTCCCACCCACCTATCGAGCAGCCCCTTCAGGCACCTCTCACGGAGGACCTGCGCCTATTTGCTTTGCTGAATTCTTTTGTGTCGTCGGGTGAG
This Hymenobacter sp. GOD-10R DNA region includes the following protein-coding sequences:
- the gldG gene encoding gliding motility-associated ABC transporter substrate-binding protein GldG, which produces MQERPSPKRRDLLRFLAVIGGLLLLNFLGQQFFFRLDLTQEKRYTMSAATKQLLEKMPEPVTVTVYLDGDFPPAFRRLQQSVRETLNEMQVYGGSKLHYVFLDPSAATSEQDRNKTYQALLKKGLRPTNLAATENGKRVEKIIFPWATVTVGPKEKNVLLLRGNQAAPSDVRLNQSIEGLEYELASTIQQLEPSRRKRIGVVDGHGELSNAEAGDLLGSLQERYDVYRVKLDVVPDLRALDALIIARPTMPYTEPEKFKLDQFVTSGGNALFFMDEMRVSLDSAARTGMLSFPYQLNLEDLLFKYGVRINPDLLLDLNSGVIPLVTGNVGNKPQVEPMPWQFYPLINQFSKHPITRNLDAVYTKFVSSIDTVKATGIRKTPLMFTSRYTRVLPSPVPVNLNDARLEPDQKLYKQSFKPIGYLLEGQFQSLYANRAKPGTTQYQPATSPRAKPGKVLIISDGDFVRSELDPKTGRPFRLGFDRLANTEFANRELVLNAVDYMLDETGLIAVRGKQITLRPLDKVKVAEQGRRWQALNIVTPLVLLGLFGLVRAWRRKRRYASF
- the gldA gene encoding gliding motility-associated ABC transporter ATP-binding subunit GldA, encoding MVEVQNLTKTYGAQAAVNNISFTAGKGEILGFLGPNGAGKSTTMKIATGYLPPSIGTVKLDGFDVTEQPLEVRRRVGYLPEHNPLYLDMYVHEYLEFIGSVHGLRGASLRQRVQQMVDRVGLGREQNKLIGALSKGYRQRVGLAQALIHDPGTLILDEPTTGLDPNQIGEIRSLIREIGRDKTVIFSTHILPEVTALCSRVVIINRGQLVADSPVSDLGAGAKGETIIRAEFEQAIDPAPLLALSDITGVEVETGTTYRIRAAAGTDQRGAISRLAAQQGWILLGLRQEEQSLEQVFKNLTN
- a CDS encoding GIN domain-containing protein, with the protein product MVTAYDNVDLLLVQDTATYAEVRAGKNLQEDIELKVQDGQLTIRNTSRCNWIRTYDTPRELTLHLPRLTDLFLRGQGNVRTVGNFRADTIFCHLVGAGDFDLDLTSTYLWLDSYELGDIDLHGRATEVHYTLGGSGSLRAAGLQTHTFFFKSNKGSNGDAHILVSQSLAGTHAGTGTLYYTGSPTLNLAGSGKVENIK
- the gldF gene encoding gliding motility-associated ABC transporter permease subunit GldF, with the protein product MFSILRKEFNAFLSSPVAYVVIGVFLVATGLFVWVFPDSNVLEYGFADLQTLFNTAPWIFLFLIPAITMRTFAEEKKAGTIELLLTRPLTDGQIIGGKYLACFLLALLALIPTLLYYYSIYQLGNPVGNIDSAATVGSYIGLALLAGVFAAIGLFASAITRDQVIAFLVAVVGCFLVYSGFDSLASVFEGSTAYYISQLGIAAHYRDISKGLIDSRDLTYFLSLIAGFLLATRLALQSRNW
- a CDS encoding BLUF domain-containing protein, coding for MLTDSLYHLVYQSFATALMSEKELETVLTQARSWNTDHNLTGMLLYSNGDIMQVLEGTQEEVLFIFNKIKQDPRHRDVNKLADGAIAKRNFSQWSMGFKAVEPADFEHLAGFLNVNKQDYLTPQSGYLASSDSSLHSLLATFIIDDSVRF
- a CDS encoding SDR family oxidoreductase produces the protein MDLTGKIAIVTGVSKGIGRSVAEALLAKGAIVAGWGRSAPDGLTHERFQFFECDIRNEVSVQEAYVDTQREVGAEVRILVNNAGIGNMGPVDGFSSDDWHAMFDTNVHGVFYCTKVVLPQMKKQGEGHIINVASLAGTAGSPNMAGYCATKYAVRGFSDALFKEVRQDGVRVTCMMPGSVETNFGGAEPGAEPDPHKMQPEDIAASIMHALEAPKATMVSEIQMRPSQPK
- a CDS encoding GNAT family N-acetyltransferase; this translates as MSSPLGLAADSYTLRLATPDDAAAMLAIYTPYITDTTITLEYEVPTTAEFAERVRKLQGVLPWLVAEAEGQVVGYAYAARHRERAAYLWSVETSVYVHITHHGTGVARRLYNWLFELLQRQGYVNAYAGVIKPNPRSFAFHQSLGFELIGTYEHVAYKFGKWQTSQWLAKQLQTPPLVPVPPTPLAELQLP